From Anopheles funestus chromosome 3RL, idAnoFuneDA-416_04, whole genome shotgun sequence, a single genomic window includes:
- the LOC125768350 gene encoding ADP-ribosylation factor 1 isoform X3 → MGNVFANLFKGLFGKKEMRILMVGLDAAGKTTILYKLKLGEIVTTIPTIGFNVETVEYKNISFTVWDVGGQDKIRPLWRHYFQNTQGLIFVVDSNDRERIGEAREELMRMLAEDELRDAVLLIFANKQDLPNAMNAAEITDKLGLHSLRNRNWYIQATCATSGDGLYEGLDWLSNQLKNANR, encoded by the exons atggGGAACGTATTCGCTAATCTGTTCAAAGGATTGTTCGGCAAAAAGGAGATGAGAATTTTGATGGTCGGATTGGACGCTGCCGGTAAAACCACGATCCTGTATAAACTAAAATTAGGTGAAATTGTTACAACGATTCCTACAATTG GTTTCAACGTGGAGACTGTAGAGTATAAAAACATTAGTTTTACGGTGTGGGATGTGGGTGGCCAGGATAAGATCCGGCCCCTGTGGAGGCATTACTTCCAAAACACACAA GGACTTATCTTCGTGGTCGATAGTAACGACAGAGAGCGTATCGGTGAGGCCCGGGAAGAACTGATGCGAATGTTGGCCGAGGATGAGCTCAGAGATGCTGTTCTACTGATATTCGCAAACAAACAG gaTCTACCAAACGCAATGAATGCCGCAGAAATCACCGACAAGCTAGGACTACACTCGCTACGAAACCGCAACTGGTACATTCAGGCAACCTGTGCAACTAGCGGCGACGGACTGTACGAGGGACTTGACTGGCTTTCCAACCAGCTGAAAAATGCAAACCGTTAA